A genomic window from Pseudoalteromonas piratica includes:
- a CDS encoding Lcl C-terminal domain-containing protein, with translation MNLIKFTLILSCIVVFPLTAQTCFTSVPETTPTAQFTINNDGTVTDNLTGIMWMRCSIGQSWDANNQTCTGGVEQLTWQQALQTGSQYQFAGFDDWQLPNVKELSTIVERQCVDAAINKTLFPVTIAQNYWTSSSGVGNASQAWAVAFYSGKTNLRSKTSDIHLRLMRYAK, from the coding sequence ATGAACCTAATTAAATTTACCTTAATTTTAAGCTGTATTGTTGTTTTCCCTTTAACTGCACAAACCTGCTTCACGAGCGTGCCAGAAACAACACCAACTGCTCAGTTTACAATAAACAATGATGGCACAGTAACGGATAATTTAACCGGTATAATGTGGATGCGTTGCAGTATTGGTCAAAGTTGGGACGCTAACAATCAAACATGTACTGGCGGTGTTGAACAGTTAACTTGGCAACAAGCCTTGCAAACAGGTTCTCAATACCAGTTTGCTGGGTTTGACGATTGGCAATTGCCTAATGTTAAAGAGCTTAGCACCATTGTGGAACGTCAATGTGTCGATGCAGCTATAAACAAAACCTTGTTTCCTGTCACTATTGCGCAAAATTACTGGACCAGCTCTAGTGGTGTAGGTAATGCATCCCAAGCGTGGGCGGTGGCGTTTTATAGTGGTAAAACTAACCTAAGAAGTAAGACGTCAGATATCCATTTACGTTTAATGCGATATGCGAAATGA
- a CDS encoding YggN family protein, with protein MKLVRFWVCLVVILLFSSPLLADELCDVELGHGVIITNDVIRIVDNGQTNVQINDDSQLFIRGRWIELNQDEEQILREYSKGLRNTVPELVKLATDGVNLGLSAIEQVVTGFTDKEPEVLKDQLKYVEIALKDKFKVGDDFYYIAPQSLSKLDDFFEKEISQKIHSAVHGSLGAILVALGDAFESNEGNIEQKISGMGERIDIISSEIDKSLQKKVVQLEDKANEYCGCLRTLNETEDKLQQLVPELADFDLVQVKGLSL; from the coding sequence ATGAAATTGGTGCGATTTTGGGTCTGCTTGGTTGTAATCTTATTGTTTTCAAGTCCTTTGTTAGCGGATGAATTATGTGATGTTGAATTAGGTCATGGTGTAATTATCACTAATGATGTAATTCGCATTGTCGATAATGGCCAAACTAATGTGCAAATTAATGATGATTCACAGCTTTTTATTAGAGGTCGTTGGATTGAACTAAACCAAGATGAAGAGCAAATTCTTAGAGAGTACAGCAAAGGGTTAAGAAACACTGTGCCTGAGCTTGTTAAGCTTGCTACCGATGGTGTTAACTTAGGCCTTTCTGCCATAGAGCAAGTGGTAACAGGTTTTACAGATAAAGAACCTGAGGTTCTTAAAGATCAGCTAAAATATGTTGAAATTGCTCTAAAAGATAAGTTTAAAGTCGGCGATGACTTTTACTACATTGCGCCTCAATCCCTTTCTAAATTAGATGATTTTTTTGAAAAAGAGATCAGCCAAAAAATTCACTCTGCTGTTCATGGTTCGCTAGGGGCTATTTTAGTTGCGCTAGGCGATGCGTTTGAATCAAATGAAGGGAATATCGAACAAAAAATTAGTGGTATGGGTGAACGCATTGACATTATTTCGAGTGAAATAGACAAGTCATTACAGAAAAAAGTCGTGCAGTTAGAAGATAAAGCCAATGAATACTGCGGCTGTTTACGTACGTTGAATGAAACGGAAGACAAGTTACAACAGTTAGTGCCTGAACTTGCTGATTTTGACTTAGTACAGGTAAAAGGATTGAGTTTGTAA
- a CDS encoding Lcl C-terminal domain-containing protein — protein MIKQTQRATIVASMCALVLLGCGGSSNSSDDNSVTQPLSVNAGSDISLDEKLTFTLAAVASPEGGKFTWRQLSGPQIEGFPLEGAKHDVTAPDVKQDQVLEFSVEYVAPDNRTVNDSVLVSVNSVNLLPVVVIKQTAPSTLPSQYDDTIVLSSADSFDPDENGKLVDYKWQQIAGSNIAITDTTSANLSFSHPLLAQNEDVTFELTITDDEGGLKSNSLTLTLQQSNQLLYANAGANQSAFEFSTVTLDATKSTSVESSFSCAWVQQSGTTVTLNNPELCQTQFIVPDVDAPEALTFEVTVRDSANRTDSAQTQVLAEPKALGLINDTGMNRCFDNSQALTNCVSTDFPGQDASRGRDVHASLLDKVGSGPGAFDFTKLDQFAGELPDSSTTFSCVRDNISGLIWEVKQATSGTLPATQLREAQNSYSWFLTSVNNGGESGFEAPARTSCPSTVNCGLEQYITEVNEANYCGGNNWRVPTHSELSSLLSFAQEGSGSVMIADFFPNTATQLINDVVPYWTMQTSVEGGENAFAWAIDMISGKDIGYPKRNLGYVRLVRDTSNND, from the coding sequence ATGATTAAACAAACACAGCGTGCAACAATTGTTGCTTCAATGTGTGCGCTGGTATTGCTCGGCTGCGGTGGTAGTTCAAATTCATCTGATGATAACTCGGTGACGCAACCGCTTTCAGTAAATGCGGGCTCAGATATATCACTTGATGAAAAATTAACGTTCACACTAGCTGCGGTAGCTAGTCCCGAAGGGGGCAAATTTACTTGGCGTCAATTAAGTGGGCCACAAATTGAAGGCTTTCCTTTAGAGGGCGCTAAGCATGATGTGACTGCACCTGATGTAAAGCAAGATCAGGTATTAGAATTTAGTGTTGAATATGTTGCGCCTGATAATCGCACAGTCAATGACTCTGTATTAGTTTCAGTTAATTCAGTGAATTTATTACCTGTAGTGGTGATTAAACAAACAGCACCAAGTACCTTGCCCTCACAATATGACGACACCATTGTACTTTCAAGCGCAGACTCATTTGACCCCGATGAAAATGGCAAACTTGTCGATTATAAGTGGCAACAAATTGCAGGTTCTAACATTGCAATTACAGATACAACGTCTGCTAATTTGTCATTCAGCCACCCGTTATTAGCTCAAAATGAAGATGTTACCTTTGAATTAACCATTACAGATGATGAGGGTGGGCTAAAGAGCAACTCGCTGACACTCACCTTACAACAAAGTAACCAACTGCTTTATGCCAATGCAGGTGCTAACCAAAGCGCATTTGAATTTTCAACGGTAACCTTAGATGCGACAAAATCTACCAGTGTTGAATCGAGTTTTTCCTGTGCATGGGTACAGCAATCAGGCACCACAGTCACCTTGAATAATCCTGAATTGTGCCAAACCCAATTTATAGTGCCTGATGTCGATGCGCCTGAAGCTTTAACATTCGAAGTAACGGTTCGCGACAGTGCCAATCGAACGGATAGCGCACAAACTCAAGTGCTTGCAGAGCCAAAAGCTTTAGGTCTTATTAACGATACGGGTATGAACCGCTGTTTTGATAACAGTCAAGCGCTGACCAATTGCGTGTCGACTGACTTCCCAGGTCAAGATGCATCAAGAGGTCGTGACGTGCATGCCAGTTTGCTCGATAAAGTGGGCAGTGGGCCGGGTGCTTTTGATTTTACTAAACTCGATCAGTTTGCAGGTGAGCTACCAGATAGCAGCACTACGTTTAGTTGTGTTAGAGACAATATTTCCGGTTTAATTTGGGAAGTGAAGCAAGCCACTAGTGGTACTTTGCCGGCTACTCAATTGCGCGAAGCGCAAAATAGTTACAGTTGGTTTTTAACCTCGGTTAATAATGGGGGGGAGTCAGGCTTTGAAGCACCTGCTCGCACTTCTTGTCCTAGTACTGTTAATTGTGGTTTGGAACAATACATCACAGAAGTTAACGAGGCTAACTATTGTGGTGGTAACAATTGGCGGGTGCCGACGCACAGTGAATTAAGTTCATTACTTTCTTTTGCACAAGAAGGCTCTGGCAGCGTGATGATTGCTGATTTCTTTCCTAACACTGCAACGCAATTAATAAATGATGTAGTCCCCTATTGGACGATGCAAACCAGTGTTGAAGGTGGTGAAAATGCCTTTGCCTGGGCGATTGATATGATTTCAGGCAAAGATATTGGTTACCCTAAACGAAATTTGGGTTATGTGCGTCTGGTACGAGATACCAGTAACAACGATTAA
- a CDS encoding efflux RND transporter periplasmic adaptor subunit: protein MYAKQSGKALFPLICIILFGLCIYLYLPESQGQQNKRGARSTPVQAHTVATSRQANIIESIGTARANQAITLVSAQSDYIKNIYFDDGEKVKKGQLLIELQDAEEKTRVKELEILLKEENRKLKRLQQLAKTQATARSALDEQEASYEATKTQLASAKIKLSEMKLYAPFSGTLGLREVSKGTFVNSNTEITTLDDTSIIKTDFNVPEKYLAQLSVGMTVSASSPAYPTKTFSGQVSHIASRIDSATRSVKITASFDNQNNALRTGMLLYTQLELSAENTLMVPEKSLIPQQEKHFVYVINDGVVEKRQVTIGLRRGGWVAIGNGLNEGEVVVTEGIIKVRPGSQVTVKEMLK from the coding sequence ATGTACGCGAAACAATCTGGTAAAGCCTTATTTCCTTTGATTTGTATTATTCTATTTGGCTTGTGTATTTATTTGTATCTGCCAGAGTCTCAAGGGCAGCAAAATAAACGTGGGGCGAGATCAACTCCCGTTCAAGCGCACACAGTAGCGACTAGTCGCCAAGCGAATATTATTGAGTCAATTGGTACAGCCCGCGCAAATCAAGCAATTACGCTCGTCAGCGCACAATCTGACTACATAAAAAACATCTATTTTGATGATGGTGAAAAGGTCAAAAAAGGGCAATTACTGATTGAGTTGCAAGACGCAGAAGAAAAAACGCGCGTTAAAGAGCTCGAAATCCTATTAAAAGAAGAAAACCGTAAATTAAAACGTTTACAGCAATTAGCCAAAACGCAAGCAACAGCTCGTTCAGCATTAGATGAACAAGAAGCAAGCTATGAGGCGACGAAAACCCAACTGGCCAGTGCTAAAATAAAACTGTCAGAAATGAAACTTTATGCGCCATTTAGCGGTACATTAGGTCTGCGTGAAGTGTCTAAAGGTACATTTGTGAATTCCAACACAGAAATTACCACCCTTGATGACACCAGCATTATTAAAACTGATTTTAACGTACCAGAAAAATACCTCGCACAATTATCTGTTGGTATGACTGTGTCAGCGTCAAGCCCAGCTTATCCAACCAAAACATTTAGCGGTCAAGTATCGCACATTGCCAGTCGTATTGACTCAGCAACACGCAGCGTAAAAATCACAGCGAGCTTTGATAATCAAAATAACGCATTGCGCACCGGCATGTTGCTTTATACCCAGTTAGAGTTAAGCGCTGAAAATACGTTAATGGTGCCTGAAAAGTCTTTGATCCCCCAACAAGAAAAGCACTTTGTTTATGTTATAAACGACGGTGTAGTTGAAAAGCGCCAAGTAACGATTGGTCTTCGCCGCGGTGGTTGGGTAGCAATTGGTAATGGCTTAAATGAAGGTGAAGTTGTAGTCACAGAAGGAATTATCAAAGTAAGACCAGGTAGCCAAGTAACGGTGAAGGAGATGCTGAAATGA
- a CDS encoding DUF2982 domain-containing protein yields MTKRIKISANAHKHGGEFLVAGGVVLIAVLLVVKFKPDPVSIFDFAVIIASLFAMLIGYFKLSEPRYNLVLSKNGLVFYHRYGKVRISRKNIASIGQVQISNDQQFLELPCLGLKLKSLSPLIKRMPPRLALKLIMEQRSWLIAGIKIKWPTGNVPEDWLIEESKYHDKFNTNGLLAMLTHRLEHFDTLFGYHFLISYNYFDRSAEEFENLLQHWLRDPEKTIEKYSSIN; encoded by the coding sequence ATGACAAAACGTATCAAAATTTCAGCAAACGCACATAAGCATGGCGGTGAGTTTTTAGTTGCAGGTGGTGTCGTACTCATTGCGGTGTTACTGGTTGTGAAGTTTAAACCTGATCCAGTCAGTATTTTTGACTTTGCTGTTATTATCGCATCTTTGTTTGCCATGTTAATTGGTTATTTTAAGTTATCAGAACCACGCTATAACTTAGTGCTTAGTAAGAATGGTTTAGTGTTCTATCATCGATATGGCAAAGTGCGCATCTCTCGTAAAAATATCGCTTCAATTGGTCAAGTCCAGATAAGTAATGATCAACAGTTCCTTGAGTTACCCTGTTTGGGGTTGAAACTAAAATCGTTGTCACCGTTGATTAAACGAATGCCACCGAGGTTAGCGCTCAAACTAATTATGGAGCAGCGAAGTTGGTTGATTGCTGGTATAAAAATAAAGTGGCCGACAGGTAATGTGCCCGAAGATTGGCTGATAGAAGAAAGTAAATACCATGATAAGTTTAATACAAATGGATTACTGGCGATGCTGACACATCGGCTTGAACATTTTGATACCCTTTTTGGCTATCACTTTTTAATATCCTATAATTACTTTGATCGCTCTGCAGAAGAGTTTGAGAATTTATTACAGCATTGGCTGCGAGATCCCGAGAAAACGATAGAAAAATATAGTAGTATCAATTAG